A window from Salvia miltiorrhiza cultivar Shanhuang (shh) chromosome 2, IMPLAD_Smil_shh, whole genome shotgun sequence encodes these proteins:
- the LOC131010121 gene encoding protein PSK SIMULATOR 1-like, with product MGGLCSRRSTDETTLGGALPHVNGRFSYGPGIVYQSRGLDIREENIRRDVEVTDKQLREPFSFPELSSVSHGTNIDDINDGIPRLSRALSDKSRSTRTKQVALTKVSEMSSILGRAGHAGLGKAVDVLDTLGSSMTNLNLSSGFASGIATKGIKISILAFEVANTIVKGANLMNSLSEENIRHLKEVVLPSEGVQRLTSRDMDELLRIAASDKRDELKVFSGEVIRFGNRCKDPQWHNLDRYFEKLESELTPHKQLKEEAETVIQYLMVLVQNTAELYHEMHALDRFEQDCRRKAQEEDNANAAHRGDSLAILRAELKSQKKHVKNLKKKSLWSKILEEVMEKLVDIVHYLHLEIQSAFGSSDGNKPTKDHRQKLGSAGLALHYANIITQIDTLVTRSGSVPPSTRDALYQGLPPTIKCALRSRLQSFQLKEEFTVPQIKEEMEKTLQWLVPMATNTTKAHHGFGWVGEWANTGSEMNHKLAGQTDLLRIETLYHADKEKTEAYILDLVLWLHHLISQSRAANGGLRSPVKSPIRSPNQKTLQLSSRKPSSPSSSTLSVEDQEMLQDVSKRKLTPGISKSQEFNTSRTRLSKHHRLTKSSSHSPTHETTKRDPFPIRRPSSVPIINFDIDRIKALDMIDRVDMI from the exons ATGGGTGGGCTTTGTTCAAGAAGGTCCACTGATGAGACTACGCTGGGTGGTGCACTTCCTCATGTTAATGGCCGCTTCAGTTACGGCCCTGGAATAGTTTATCAATCCCGTGGACTGGATATCCGAGAAGAGAACATCCGGAGGGATGTGGAAGTTACAGATAAGCAACTGAGGGAGCCATTCTCCTTTCCAGAGTTGAGTTCTGTTTCTCATGGGACAAATATAGATGATATCAATGATGGAATCCCTCGGTTGTCTAGGGCTTTATCTGATAAATCTAGATCAACAAGAACAAAGCAGGTTGCATTGACAAAG GTCTCAGAAATGAGTTCAATTCTGGGCAGGGCAGGCCACGCCGGACTCGGGAAAGCAGTTGATGTGTTGGATACTCTTGGTAGTAGCATGACTAATTTGAATCTTAGCAGTGGTTTTGCATCTGGGATAGCTACAAAAGGAATCAAAATATCGATATTGGCTTTTGAAGTGGCAAATACAATAGTTAAAGGTGccaatttgatgaattcacttTCAGAAGAGAATATTAGACATTTGAAGGAGGTGGTGCTCCCTTCTGAGGGCGTACAGCGTCTAACATCAAGAGATATGGATGAACTCCTAAGAATCGCTGCATCTGACAAGAG GGATGAATTGAAAGTCTTCTCTGGAGAGGTCATTCGCTTTGGGAATCGGTGCAAGGATCCTCAGTGGCACAACTTGGACCGTTACTTTGAGAA GTTGGAGTCAGAACTCACACCTCACAAACAACTGAAAGAAGAAGCAGAAACTGTGATCCAATATTTGATGGTGTTGGTTCAAAACACTGCT GAACTATACCATGAAATGCATGCATTAGATAGATTCGAACAAGACTGTCGGCGCAAAGCTCAAGAAGAGGATAACGCAAATGCTGCACACAGAG GAGACAGCCTCGCGATTCTACGTGCAGAGCTGAAGAGTCAAAAGAAGCATGTAAAGAATTTGAAAAAGAAGTCTCTATGGTCCAAGATATTGGAGGAG GTGATGGAGAAGCTCGTAGACATTGTCCACTATCTACATCTGGAGATCCAGTCTGCATTTGGTTCCAGTG ATGGAAACAAGCCGACAAAAGACCACCGTCAGAAGTTGGGATCTGCTGGACTCGCACTCCATTATGCAAATATCATAACCCAGATCGATACACTC GTCACTAGATCAGGATCAGTGCCTCCAAGCACAAGAGATGCTTTATACCAGGGATTGCCGCCAACTATAAAGTGTGCTTTGCGTTCCCGACTGCAATCTTTTCAACTCAAGGAAGAG TTTACTGTCCCACAGATCAAAGAAGAAATGGAGAAAACTCTCCAATGGCTGGTGCCTATGGCCACCAATACCACAAA GGCTCACCACGGCTTTGGTTGGGTTGGCGAATGGGCAAATACTGG ATCTGAGATGAACCACAAACTTGCTGGCCAGACGGATTTGCTCCGTATCGAGACACTTTATCACGCGGACAAGGAGAAAACGGAAGCTTACATTCTTGATTTGGTACTGTGGCTGCATCATCTCATCAGCCAATCAAGGGCCGCCAATGGTGGGCTCAGATCCCCCGTCAAATCCCCGATCAGGTCCCCAAACCAGAAGACCCTCCAGCTGTCAAGCCGGAAACCGAGCTCGCCGTCGTCGTCGACTTTGTCGGTCGAGGACCAGGAGATGCTCCAAGATGTGAGCAAGCGGAAACTGACTCCCGGGATAAGCAAGAGCCAAGAATTCAACACGTCGAGAACCCGATTGTCGAAGCACCACAGGCTAACCAAGAGCAGCAGCCATTCTCCGACACACGAAACCACCAAGAGGGACCCTTTCCCCATCCGAAGGCCATCCTCTGTTCCGATCATCAACTTCGACATCGACAGGATCAAAGCGCTGGACATGATCGATAGAGTCGACATGATTTGA